From Pseudobdellovibrio exovorus JSS, a single genomic window includes:
- a CDS encoding lysylphosphatidylglycerol synthase transmembrane domain-containing protein translates to MNFLKKIWRPLLAFSLIFVLIKKGPFSLEQLTFVLTNPFILALGLIIFLGQQLLFAARWNLFVNLIAPLTAFKALQLNLIGSFFNYFIPGGVGGDIVKALELSKTKAMTRSEALSTVLSDRVFGLFAMITFTFLFLSWDYYLQREAYLVKFLLLSIALLAGIISALLFLPMVLTQVSRFLSTKDSAILVKLEKLVSSLHFTFVTFRKTKLQAKSFVLSFVGQLIGIFFMYKVVEALGVTPPSFLVFFALCCFCFVASAIPIFPAGIGVGQAAIYIMFQNISDEIAQAAITAITTLQIFNLFYALIGGAIFSFRPKMKEEIKNHAYEKT, encoded by the coding sequence TCCTAAAAAAAATCTGGCGTCCGCTTTTGGCTTTTTCTCTTATTTTCGTTCTTATAAAAAAGGGACCATTCAGTCTTGAACAGCTGACTTTTGTTTTAACCAATCCGTTTATTTTAGCGTTGGGGCTTATTATCTTTTTAGGGCAACAATTACTATTTGCTGCCCGTTGGAATCTATTTGTTAATCTGATTGCTCCTTTAACGGCCTTTAAAGCTTTGCAATTAAACTTAATCGGAAGCTTTTTTAATTACTTCATACCGGGTGGTGTCGGCGGCGATATCGTGAAAGCTCTTGAGCTTTCAAAAACAAAGGCCATGACTCGCTCTGAGGCATTATCGACAGTCCTCTCGGACCGCGTGTTCGGACTTTTTGCCATGATCACTTTCACATTCCTGTTTCTTTCATGGGACTACTATCTACAACGTGAAGCTTATCTAGTAAAATTCTTACTTCTTAGCATTGCACTATTAGCTGGAATTATCTCTGCTCTTTTGTTTTTACCCATGGTGCTCACGCAGGTTTCGCGTTTTCTTTCAACCAAAGACTCTGCCATTTTAGTAAAATTAGAAAAACTAGTTTCTAGCCTACACTTCACATTTGTCACGTTCCGCAAAACTAAACTACAAGCGAAAAGCTTCGTTCTGAGTTTTGTAGGACAGCTAATTGGAATCTTCTTCATGTATAAGGTGGTCGAAGCCTTAGGTGTAACGCCACCCTCATTCCTTGTGTTCTTCGCTCTTTGCTGCTTTTGTTTTGTGGCTTCAGCTATACCGATTTTTCCAGCGGGGATCGGCGTCGGCCAAGCTGCGATCTATATTATGTTTCAAAATATCAGCGACGAAATCGCACAAGCCGCAATCACTGCTATTACGACCTTACAGATTTTTAATTTATTTTACGCCCTTATAGGAGGGGCCATTTTTTCTTTCAGACCAAAGATGAAAGAGGAGATAAAAAATCACGCTTATGAAAAAACGTAG
- a CDS encoding TIGR03546 family protein, with product MTLLTKQLINLIRLLHSDTGQNQIAAGLAFGIFLGFAPFISLQTFLVLFITFVFRVQLGAVFISAFFFKFIAYLLDPVADPIGRALLEHEALRPLWTWMYNVPLLPMTRFNNSIVMGSFIISIILCPILFFVFKQLVIKYQVTLVHRLEKTKAWKFFSATRFYIWYKKYNDLYGA from the coding sequence ATGACATTGTTAACGAAACAACTGATTAATCTGATCAGACTATTACACTCTGACACTGGACAAAATCAGATTGCCGCTGGTTTGGCTTTCGGAATATTTCTTGGGTTTGCTCCGTTTATTTCACTGCAAACCTTTTTAGTCTTATTCATCACTTTTGTTTTCCGCGTGCAACTAGGAGCTGTCTTCATTTCAGCTTTCTTCTTCAAATTCATAGCCTACTTATTAGATCCTGTGGCGGATCCCATTGGAAGAGCTCTGCTTGAGCATGAAGCCCTACGTCCCCTATGGACATGGATGTACAATGTACCTCTGCTCCCAATGACTCGTTTTAACAACTCGATTGTGATGGGCTCTTTTATTATCTCGATTATTCTTTGCCCGATCCTATTTTTTGTCTTCAAACAACTGGTGATCAAGTATCAGGTCACATTGGTACACAGACTCGAAAAGACAAAAGCGTGGAAGTTCTTCAGCGCCACTCGCTTTTATATCTGGTACAAAAAATATAACGACCTGTACGGAGCCTAA
- a CDS encoding trans-sulfuration enzyme family protein, whose translation MKKRSTIKTFNVHGSDSTQAWEFSHHLVPPMTASTTFRLKSLKRGADGFQLFANPKQLKKNKTDPIWIYDRLEEPSSKMLEEQLANMENGEAAISFSSGMGAISAALLAFLKSGDHVISHKTLYGCTYSLITSWLPRFGIEHQLININDLTASDLRNPKLKILYFESVSNPSLEIVDIKKISKLVKAENKNRKEQDRIKIVVDNTFATPWGMRPLEHGADLVIQSLTKNIAGFGTEMGGAIVTYQKHLSQLLLIRKDIGAIMHPHSAWNIMVYGIPSQVLRFEAQQKNALKVAQYLEKHPRVEKVFYPGLSSFPQYKLAKSLLRSPAGDFAPGQMLTFTLKGSNKTTEKFINHIATKSYSITLAVSLGLIKTLIEVPGLMTHAAVPKEQQEKSGIPAKLIRMSIGIEDTEDIIQDLEKAFKVI comes from the coding sequence ATGAAAAAACGTAGTACGATCAAAACCTTCAACGTTCACGGTTCCGACTCCACCCAAGCATGGGAATTTTCGCATCACCTTGTCCCCCCAATGACCGCTTCTACCACCTTCCGACTCAAGTCTCTTAAACGTGGGGCAGACGGTTTCCAACTCTTTGCCAACCCTAAGCAACTGAAGAAAAATAAAACTGATCCTATTTGGATTTACGATCGCCTTGAAGAGCCTTCATCGAAAATGCTCGAAGAACAATTGGCTAATATGGAAAATGGCGAAGCTGCTATTAGTTTTTCTAGTGGCATGGGTGCTATCTCGGCAGCTCTTTTAGCTTTCTTGAAAAGTGGTGATCATGTTATCTCTCACAAAACACTTTATGGCTGTACTTATAGTTTAATCACATCGTGGCTTCCACGCTTTGGAATTGAACATCAGTTAATTAATATCAATGATCTAACAGCCTCTGATTTACGTAATCCTAAATTAAAAATTTTATATTTCGAGTCTGTCTCGAACCCTTCGCTCGAAATTGTCGACATCAAAAAAATCAGCAAATTAGTTAAAGCCGAAAACAAAAACCGCAAAGAACAAGATCGCATTAAAATCGTAGTCGATAATACTTTTGCAACACCATGGGGAATGCGCCCACTAGAACATGGCGCTGACCTTGTTATTCAAAGTTTAACAAAAAATATCGCCGGCTTTGGAACAGAAATGGGCGGTGCCATCGTTACTTATCAAAAGCACCTTAGCCAGTTGCTTTTAATTCGCAAAGATATTGGTGCGATCATGCATCCTCACTCGGCATGGAATATCATGGTCTATGGTATCCCCTCGCAAGTACTGCGCTTTGAAGCCCAACAAAAGAATGCTTTAAAAGTAGCCCAGTATCTTGAAAAGCATCCGCGCGTCGAAAAAGTCTTCTATCCAGGCCTTTCTTCATTTCCTCAGTACAAACTGGCGAAATCACTTTTAAGATCCCCAGCTGGAGACTTTGCCCCAGGACAAATGCTGACCTTTACACTGAAGGGCTCAAATAAAACCACAGAAAAGTTCATCAATCATATCGCGACTAAAAGCTACTCGATCACATTGGCCGTCAGTCTTGGGCTTATTAAAACGCTCATTGAAGTACCCGGCCTTATGACTCACGCCGCCGTCCCAAAAGAGCAGCAAGAGAAGTCAGGGATTCCAGCAAAACTCATTCGTATGAGTATTGGCATTGAAGATACAGAAGATATCATTCAAGATTTAGAGAAAGCTTTTAAAGTCATTTAG